From the genome of Ralstonia pickettii, one region includes:
- a CDS encoding AAA family ATPase codes for MSENSEKITCEICNAQVHSIQIHLRKDHEDWTIERYQQAYPEAPLLSEAAKRAIAEKRKDTTAVAAAPLEMAGTAAAVAAAPNVASLMPKGQIVKQPFHEVFGLGKVAAALSSKKEPIPISVVATSADPDMVPTKSDDYVYDVDELKNVILALELNIPCYVWGHKGSGKSELYEQICARTNRAMIRVQHTVNTEESHIVGQWVVKNGQTEFELGPLPLAMKNGWVYAADEYDFALPSVLSVYQAVLEGKALVIKEADAANRVIEPHPNFRFVATGNTNGSGDETGLYQGTSLQNSANYDRFGMVVHKQYMKKQFESLILQKRVGLVKEDADKMVDFAALVREAYDGAKISDVISPRTLIYSAKIGVKRGSFRQGIQLSFINKLSKVDREVVDGLAQRIFG; via the coding sequence ATGAGCGAGAACTCGGAAAAGATCACCTGCGAAATCTGCAACGCGCAAGTCCACTCGATCCAGATTCACCTGCGCAAGGACCACGAAGACTGGACCATCGAGCGTTACCAGCAAGCCTACCCGGAAGCGCCGCTGCTCTCGGAAGCCGCCAAGCGCGCCATCGCTGAGAAGCGCAAGGACACGACCGCAGTCGCAGCCGCACCGCTGGAGATGGCCGGCACAGCCGCAGCCGTCGCTGCCGCTCCGAACGTTGCCTCGCTCATGCCGAAGGGCCAGATCGTGAAGCAGCCGTTCCACGAAGTGTTCGGCTTGGGCAAGGTGGCTGCCGCCCTGTCGAGCAAGAAAGAGCCGATCCCCATCAGCGTGGTCGCCACGTCGGCTGACCCGGACATGGTGCCCACGAAGTCCGACGACTACGTGTATGACGTGGACGAACTCAAGAACGTCATCTTGGCGCTGGAGCTGAATATCCCCTGCTACGTCTGGGGCCACAAGGGCTCGGGCAAGTCGGAGCTGTATGAGCAAATCTGCGCGCGCACCAACCGCGCCATGATCCGCGTCCAGCACACGGTGAACACCGAAGAAAGCCACATCGTCGGTCAGTGGGTCGTCAAGAACGGCCAGACCGAGTTCGAGCTGGGACCGCTGCCGCTCGCCATGAAGAATGGCTGGGTCTACGCGGCCGACGAATACGACTTCGCGCTGCCGAGCGTGCTGTCGGTCTACCAGGCAGTGCTCGAGGGCAAGGCGCTGGTGATCAAGGAAGCCGACGCCGCCAATCGCGTGATCGAGCCGCATCCGAACTTCCGCTTCGTCGCGACCGGCAACACCAACGGCAGCGGCGACGAAACGGGCCTCTATCAGGGCACGTCGCTCCAGAACAGCGCCAACTACGACCGCTTCGGCATGGTCGTCCACAAGCAATACATGAAGAAACAGTTCGAGAGCCTCATCCTTCAGAAGCGCGTCGGGCTGGTGAAGGAAGACGCCGACAAGATGGTGGACTTCGCGGCGCTGGTGCGTGAGGCATACGACGGCGCCAAGATCAGCGACGTGATTTCGCCTCGCACGCTGATCTACTCGGCAAAGATCGGCGTCAAGCGCGGCTCGTTCCGCCAGGGCATCCAGCTGTCCTTCATCAACAAGCTGTCGAAGGTGGACCGCGAGGTGGTGGACGGTCTTGCGCAACGCATCTTTGGCTGA